In one Pseudomonas sp. 31-12 genomic region, the following are encoded:
- the metW gene encoding methionine biosynthesis protein MetW, with protein MRADLEIIQEWIPAGSRVLDLGCGDGELLTWLRDNKQVTGYGLENDPDNIAECVAKGINVIEQDLDKGLGNFASNSFDVVVMTQALQAVHYPDRILDEMLRVGRQCIITFPNFGHWRCRWYLASKGRMPVSEFLPYTWYNTPNIHFCTFEDFEALCREREAKVIDRLAVDQQHRHGWASKLWPNLLGEIGIYRVSSPGLQDHKIAV; from the coding sequence ATGAGAGCTGATCTGGAAATCATCCAGGAATGGATCCCCGCCGGCAGCCGCGTGCTCGACCTCGGTTGCGGCGATGGCGAATTGCTGACCTGGCTGCGCGATAACAAGCAAGTCACCGGCTATGGCCTGGAAAACGACCCGGACAACATCGCCGAGTGCGTGGCCAAGGGCATCAACGTCATCGAGCAGGACCTGGACAAGGGCCTGGGTAACTTTGCCAGTAACAGCTTCGACGTCGTGGTCATGACCCAGGCGCTGCAAGCTGTGCATTACCCGGACAGAATCCTCGACGAAATGCTGCGGGTCGGCCGCCAGTGCATCATCACCTTCCCCAACTTCGGTCACTGGCGTTGCCGCTGGTACCTGGCGAGCAAGGGCCGGATGCCGGTGTCCGAGTTCCTGCCGTACACCTGGTACAACACGCCGAACATCCACTTCTGCACCTTCGAAGACTTTGAAGCACTTTGTCGCGAACGTGAAGCGAAGGTCATTGATCGGCTTGCCGTGGATCAACAGCACCGCCACGGGTGGGCCAGTAAGCTATGGCCTAATCTATTAGGTGAAATCGGTATTTACCGCGTCAGCAGCCCAGGGCTGCAGGATCACAAGATTGCGGTCTGA
- a CDS encoding DUF4426 domain-containing protein, with the protein MGRLALFVLTACLSVTAMAADVIKGDRQEKFGDVTVHYNTFNSTFLTPDIAKAAELTRSKNQGVINVSVIKDGKPLIAQVSGTVKDLTSQSVPLKFKQITEQGAIYYIAQFPVDQQEVRTFEIKVQSGDKTNTINFNQELFPGE; encoded by the coding sequence ATGGGTCGTCTAGCGCTGTTTGTACTTACTGCCTGCCTGAGCGTCACCGCGATGGCCGCCGACGTCATCAAAGGTGATCGTCAGGAAAAGTTTGGCGATGTGACGGTGCATTACAACACCTTCAACTCCACCTTCCTGACACCCGATATCGCTAAAGCCGCTGAGCTCACCCGCAGCAAGAATCAAGGCGTGATCAACGTTTCGGTGATCAAGGACGGCAAGCCGCTGATAGCTCAAGTCAGTGGTACGGTCAAAGACCTGACCAGCCAAAGCGTGCCGCTGAAATTCAAACAGATCACCGAACAAGGCGCGATCTACTACATCGCCCAGTTCCCGGTCGACCAGCAGGAAGTCCGCACCTTCGAGATCAAGGTGCAGAGTGGCGACAAAACCAACACCATCAATTTCAACCAAGAGCTTTTCCCCGGCGAATGA
- the rdgB gene encoding RdgB/HAM1 family non-canonical purine NTP pyrophosphatase codes for MINFTQLVLASHNAGKLKELQAMLGASVQLRSIGEFSSVEPEETGLSFVENAILKARNAARISGLPALADDSGLAVDFLGGAPGIYSARYADGQGDAANNAKLLDAMKDVPEAERGAQFVCVLALVRHADDPLPILCEGLWHGRILHAASGEHGFGYDPLFWVPSRDCSSAELSPSEKNLISHRARAMDLLRQRLGLL; via the coding sequence ATGATCAACTTCACGCAGCTCGTACTGGCCAGCCACAACGCCGGCAAACTCAAGGAACTCCAGGCCATGCTCGGTGCGTCGGTGCAACTGCGCTCGATCGGCGAGTTCAGCAGCGTCGAGCCTGAAGAAACCGGCCTGTCGTTCGTCGAAAACGCCATCCTCAAGGCCCGCAATGCCGCGCGCATCTCCGGTCTGCCGGCGCTGGCCGACGATTCCGGGCTGGCAGTGGATTTCCTTGGCGGTGCGCCGGGCATCTACTCGGCCCGTTACGCCGATGGCCAAGGCGATGCGGCGAACAACGCCAAACTGCTCGACGCCATGAAAGACGTGCCGGAAGCCGAGCGCGGCGCGCAGTTCGTCTGCGTGCTGGCGCTGGTGCGTCACGCCGACGATCCGTTGCCGATCCTCTGCGAAGGCCTGTGGCACGGACGCATCCTGCACGCTGCCAGTGGTGAACACGGGTTTGGCTACGACCCGCTGTTCTGGGTGCCGTCGCGCGATTGCTCCAGCGCCGAGCTGAGCCCGAGCGAGAAAAACCTCATCAGCCACCGCGCCCGTGCAATGGATCTGCTGCGCCAGCGTCTAGGCCTGTTATGA
- the hemW gene encoding radical SAM family heme chaperone HemW encodes MTLESSASPLIFGGAASSPRAALPVLPPLALYIHIPWCVRKCPYCDFNSHTASPVLPEQEYVDALLADLDQDLHAVYGRELSSIFFGGGTPSLFSAEALGRLLKGVEQRIPFASDIEITLEANPGTFEQEKFVAYRALGINRLSIGIQSFQEEKLKALGRIHNGDEAVRAAGMARQAGFDNFNLDLMHGLPDQSLDDALSDLRQAIALKPTHLSWYQLTLEPNTVFWNQPPTLPEDDTLWDIQEAGQALLAEHGYAQYEVSAYAQPGRPARHNLNYWSFGDFIGIGAGAHGKLSHPDGRIVRTWKTRLPKDYLNPAKSFKAGEKALTNEELPFEFLMNALRLTEGVESRLYPERTGLSLESLAEGRREAEQSGLLQVEPSRLAATDRGQLFLNDLLQTFLS; translated from the coding sequence ATGACCCTTGAATCATCCGCATCACCGCTGATCTTCGGCGGTGCCGCCTCATCGCCTCGAGCGGCGCTCCCCGTGCTGCCGCCCTTGGCGTTGTACATCCACATCCCGTGGTGTGTGCGCAAATGCCCTTATTGCGACTTCAACTCCCACACCGCCAGCCCGGTGCTGCCGGAGCAGGAGTACGTCGACGCGTTGCTGGCCGACCTCGATCAGGACCTGCATGCGGTTTACGGCCGTGAACTGAGCTCGATCTTCTTCGGCGGCGGCACGCCGAGCCTGTTCAGCGCCGAAGCCTTGGGCCGTTTGCTCAAAGGCGTCGAGCAGCGCATCCCGTTTGCCAGCGACATCGAAATCACCCTGGAAGCCAATCCGGGCACCTTCGAGCAAGAGAAATTCGTCGCCTACCGCGCGCTGGGCATCAATCGCCTGTCGATCGGCATTCAGAGTTTCCAGGAAGAGAAACTCAAGGCGTTGGGGCGAATTCACAACGGCGACGAAGCGGTTCGAGCCGCCGGCATGGCGCGTCAGGCCGGGTTCGATAATTTCAACCTAGACTTGATGCACGGCTTGCCGGATCAGTCGCTGGACGATGCGTTGAGCGACCTGCGCCAGGCCATCGCCCTGAAACCGACCCATCTGTCCTGGTATCAGCTGACGCTGGAGCCGAACACGGTGTTCTGGAACCAGCCACCGACGCTGCCGGAAGACGACACGTTGTGGGACATTCAGGAAGCCGGCCAGGCGCTGCTCGCCGAACACGGTTACGCGCAATACGAGGTCTCGGCCTATGCGCAACCCGGTCGCCCGGCGCGGCATAACCTCAATTACTGGAGCTTCGGCGACTTCATCGGCATCGGCGCCGGCGCCCACGGCAAGCTCAGCCATCCGGACGGGCGCATCGTGCGCACCTGGAAGACGCGCCTGCCGAAGGATTACCTGAACCCGGCGAAAAGCTTCAAGGCTGGCGAGAAAGCGCTGACCAACGAAGAGCTGCCGTTCGAGTTTTTGATGAATGCGTTGCGCCTGACTGAGGGCGTCGAGTCGCGGCTGTACCCGGAACGCACCGGGCTGAGCCTGGAAAGCCTCGCCGAAGGCCGCCGGGAAGCCGAACAAAGCGGCCTGTTGCAGGTCGAACCGTCACGTCTGGCGGCGACCGATCGCGGACAGCTGTTTCTCAATGACTTGCTGCAAACATTTCTGAGCTGA
- a CDS encoding DUF3392 domain-containing protein produces MDLILDLLATVSRWSRSNLSEISLALVGCLLVLFGADIKGWVDQRLGSIAGALRVPLLALVCMVGSGVALIYATPWIIKGLSQFNNYSLAPVLLVVLVLIGVVADRR; encoded by the coding sequence ATGGATTTGATACTCGACCTGCTCGCCACCGTCTCCCGCTGGAGCCGCAGCAACCTGTCGGAGATTTCTCTGGCCTTGGTGGGCTGCCTGTTGGTGTTGTTCGGCGCGGACATCAAAGGCTGGGTCGACCAACGCCTGGGCAGCATCGCCGGCGCGTTACGCGTGCCGTTGCTCGCTCTGGTGTGCATGGTCGGCAGCGGCGTGGCACTGATCTACGCCACGCCATGGATCATCAAAGGCCTGAGCCAGTTCAACAACTACAGCCTGGCGCCGGTGTTGTTGGTGGTGCTGGTGCTGATCGGCGTTGTAGCTGACCGCCGCTGA
- the trmB gene encoding tRNA (guanosine(46)-N7)-methyltransferase TrmB: MTESNDTPIQTEEGDERQHRRIKSFVMRAGRMTEGQQRGLDQGTPLFVLPLADAPVDFDQVFGRSAPRSLEIGFGMGHSLLEMAAASPEQDFIGVEVHRPGVGALLNGVLTQGLTNLRVYDCDAIEVLNRCVADNSLDRLMLFFPDPWHKSRHHKRRIVQASFAELVRSKLKVGGILHMATDWEPYAEYMLEVMNVAPGYRNLAEDGKCVPRPTERPITKFERRGERLGHGVWDLKFEKQS; encoded by the coding sequence ATGACTGAATCAAACGACACGCCAATCCAGACGGAAGAAGGCGACGAGCGCCAACATCGCCGCATCAAGAGTTTTGTGATGCGCGCCGGGCGCATGACCGAAGGCCAGCAACGTGGTCTGGACCAGGGCACGCCGCTGTTCGTGCTGCCATTGGCCGACGCGCCGGTGGACTTCGACCAGGTATTCGGTCGCTCGGCACCGCGTTCGCTGGAAATCGGTTTCGGCATGGGCCATTCGCTGCTGGAAATGGCCGCAGCCTCGCCGGAACAGGATTTCATTGGCGTGGAAGTGCACCGTCCGGGTGTGGGCGCGCTGCTCAATGGCGTGCTGACACAGGGCCTGACAAATCTGCGGGTCTACGATTGCGACGCGATCGAAGTGCTCAACCGTTGCGTGGCCGACAACAGCCTCGATCGCCTGATGCTGTTTTTCCCGGACCCGTGGCACAAGAGCCGCCACCACAAGCGCCGTATCGTTCAGGCGTCCTTCGCTGAGCTGGTGCGCAGCAAGTTGAAGGTCGGCGGCATCCTGCACATGGCCACCGACTGGGAGCCGTATGCCGAGTACATGTTGGAAGTGATGAACGTCGCGCCGGGTTATCGCAACCTGGCCGAAGACGGCAAATGCGTCCCGCGCCCGACCGAACGCCCGATCACCAAGTTCGAACGCCGCGGCGAACGTCTTGGGCATGGCGTGTGGGACCTGAAGTTCGAAAAACAGTCCTGA
- a CDS encoding thiazole synthase yields MSIVRSDKPFVLAGRTYQSRLLVGTGKYRDMEETRLAIEASGAEIVTFAVRRTNLGQSPGEPNLLEVLSPDRYTFLPNTAGCFDATEAVRTCRLARELLGGHNLVKLEVLADQKTLFPNVIETLKAAEVLVKEGFDVMVYTSDDPIIARQLAEIGVIAVMPLAGLIGTGLGICNPYNLQIILEEAKIPVLVDAGVGTASDATIAMELGCEAVLMNSAIAHAQQPIMMAEAMKHAIVAGRLAYLAGRMPKKLYASASSPLDGLIK; encoded by the coding sequence ATGAGCATCGTTCGTAGCGACAAGCCCTTCGTCCTGGCCGGTCGTACTTACCAGTCGCGTTTGCTGGTAGGCACCGGCAAGTACCGCGACATGGAAGAAACCCGCCTGGCCATCGAAGCCTCGGGTGCCGAGATCGTGACCTTCGCCGTTCGCCGCACCAACCTCGGCCAGAGCCCGGGCGAACCGAACCTGCTCGAAGTCCTGTCGCCGGATCGCTACACCTTCCTGCCGAACACCGCCGGTTGCTTCGACGCGACCGAGGCTGTGCGCACCTGCCGCCTGGCCCGTGAGCTGCTCGGTGGCCACAACCTGGTGAAGCTGGAAGTGCTGGCGGACCAGAAAACCCTGTTCCCCAACGTGATCGAAACCCTCAAGGCCGCCGAAGTGCTGGTCAAGGAAGGCTTCGACGTGATGGTCTACACCAGCGATGACCCGATCATTGCCCGTCAACTGGCGGAAATTGGTGTTATTGCAGTGATGCCGCTGGCCGGTCTGATCGGCACGGGCCTGGGGATCTGCAACCCGTACAACCTGCAGATCATCCTCGAAGAAGCCAAGATTCCCGTATTGGTGGATGCCGGTGTCGGTACCGCTTCCGACGCCACCATCGCCATGGAACTGGGTTGCGAAGCAGTGCTGATGAACTCGGCCATCGCCCACGCCCAGCAGCCGATCATGATGGCTGAAGCCATGAAACACGCCATCGTCGCGGGCCGCCTGGCCTACCTCGCCGGCCGCATGCCGAAAAAACTCTATGCCAGCGCCTCCTCGCCGCTGGATGGTCTGATCAAGTAA
- the thiS gene encoding sulfur carrier protein ThiS, with protein MRIQLNGESLELPDGETVAALLTRLELTGRRVAVELNLDIVPRSQHAETTLNDGDSVEVVHAIGGG; from the coding sequence ATGCGCATTCAGTTGAACGGCGAATCCCTTGAACTGCCCGACGGTGAAACCGTTGCGGCCCTGCTGACCCGTCTGGAACTGACCGGACGCCGGGTGGCGGTCGAGCTCAATCTGGATATCGTCCCGCGCAGCCAGCATGCGGAAACCACGCTGAACGACGGCGACAGCGTCGAAGTCGTCCACGCCATCGGCGGTGGCTAG
- a CDS encoding DUF423 domain-containing protein — protein MLRGFLMLAAFFGFTGVALGAFAAHGLKNRLTPEYLAIFHTGVTYQLVHTLALLGVAFLATQIPGRLMTWAGASFAIGILLFSGSLYLLTLTGVSKLGIVTPFGGLAFLVGWFCLGLAAWRLS, from the coding sequence ATGCTGCGTGGCTTTCTGATGCTGGCCGCTTTCTTCGGCTTCACTGGCGTTGCCCTTGGCGCGTTCGCCGCCCACGGCCTGAAAAACCGTCTGACGCCTGAATACCTGGCAATTTTCCACACCGGCGTCACCTACCAATTGGTGCACACCCTGGCCCTGCTGGGCGTGGCATTTCTGGCCACGCAGATTCCTGGGCGCTTGATGACCTGGGCTGGCGCCTCGTTTGCCATCGGCATCCTGCTGTTTTCCGGCAGTCTGTACCTGCTGACACTGACCGGTGTCAGCAAGCTCGGGATCGTCACACCCTTCGGCGGCCTGGCATTCCTGGTCGGCTGGTTCTGCCTGGGGCTTGCCGCCTGGCGGTTGAGCTGA
- the mtgA gene encoding monofunctional biosynthetic peptidoglycan transglycosylase encodes MLRLFLRRFTKALLWFAGGSVLLVLIFRVVPPPGTALMVERKVESWFDGEPIDLQRTWKPWDEISDDLKVAVIAGEDQKFPEHWGFDFGAIQKALAHNELGGSIRGASTLSQQVSKNLFLWSGRSWLRKGLEAWFTGLIEVLWPKQRILEVYLNSVEWDDGVFGAEAAARHHFGVGAKSLSRQQASLLAAVLPNPRVWSASHPTNYVARRAGWIRQQMSQLGGDSYLVGINDSRRAPWSQ; translated from the coding sequence ATGCTGCGTTTATTTTTGCGACGATTCACGAAGGCCCTGCTCTGGTTCGCGGGTGGCAGCGTATTGCTGGTGCTGATCTTTCGCGTGGTACCGCCACCGGGAACCGCGTTGATGGTCGAGCGCAAGGTCGAATCCTGGTTCGACGGCGAGCCGATTGACCTGCAACGCACGTGGAAACCCTGGGATGAAATCTCGGACGACCTGAAAGTCGCGGTGATCGCGGGCGAGGATCAGAAATTCCCGGAGCATTGGGGTTTTGACTTTGGGGCGATCCAGAAAGCCTTGGCCCATAACGAGCTCGGCGGTTCGATTCGCGGTGCCAGCACCCTGAGCCAGCAGGTCTCGAAGAATCTGTTTTTGTGGTCCGGCCGCAGCTGGCTGCGTAAAGGCCTGGAGGCGTGGTTCACCGGGCTGATCGAAGTGCTCTGGCCCAAGCAGCGGATACTTGAGGTGTACCTGAACAGCGTCGAGTGGGATGACGGGGTGTTTGGCGCAGAAGCGGCGGCCCGGCATCACTTTGGCGTTGGTGCCAAGTCTCTTTCCCGGCAGCAGGCGAGTTTGCTGGCGGCTGTGCTGCCTAACCCGCGGGTTTGGAGTGCGAGTCATCCGACCAACTATGTTGCGCGCAGGGCTGGGTGGATTCGTCAGCAGATGAGTCAGTTGGGGGGCGATAGCTATCTGGTTGGCATCAATGATTCGCGCCGGGCGCCTTGGTCCCAATAA
- the rpoH gene encoding RNA polymerase sigma factor RpoH — MTNSLQPAYALVPGANLEAYVHTVNSIPLLTPEQERELAESLYYEQDLGAARQMVLAHLRFVVHIARSYSGYGLAQADLIQEGNVGLMKAVKRFNPEMGVRLVSFAVHWIKAEIHEFILRNWRIVKVATTKAQRKLFFNLRSQKKRLAWLNNEEVHRVAESLGVEPREVREMESRLTGHDMAFDPAAEADDDSAFQSPANYLEDHRYDPARQLEDADWSDNSNHNLHEALEVLDDRSRDILYQRWLAEEKATLHDLAQKYNVSAERIRQLEKSAMNKLKLSIAA; from the coding sequence TGGAGGCCTATGTGCACACCGTGAACAGCATTCCATTGCTGACGCCGGAGCAGGAGCGTGAACTGGCCGAGAGTCTCTATTATGAGCAGGATTTGGGGGCGGCTCGGCAGATGGTGCTCGCCCACCTGCGTTTTGTCGTACATATCGCCCGTAGCTATTCCGGCTACGGCCTGGCTCAGGCTGACCTGATCCAGGAAGGCAACGTCGGCCTGATGAAGGCCGTTAAGCGCTTCAACCCGGAAATGGGTGTGCGTCTGGTTTCGTTCGCGGTGCACTGGATCAAGGCGGAAATTCACGAGTTCATCCTGCGCAACTGGCGCATTGTGAAAGTCGCGACCACCAAGGCCCAGCGCAAGCTGTTCTTCAACCTGCGCAGCCAGAAGAAACGCCTGGCGTGGCTGAACAACGAGGAAGTCCACCGTGTGGCGGAAAGCCTCGGCGTAGAGCCGCGGGAAGTGCGCGAGATGGAAAGTCGCCTGACCGGCCATGACATGGCCTTCGACCCGGCCGCGGAAGCGGACGACGACAGTGCTTTCCAGTCGCCGGCCAACTATCTGGAAGACCACCGGTACGACCCGGCCCGTCAACTGGAAGATGCCGATTGGAGCGACAACTCCAACCACAACCTGCACGAAGCGCTGGAAGTGCTGGACGACCGCAGCCGTGACATCCTCTACCAGCGCTGGCTGGCGGAAGAGAAGGCCACGCTGCATGACCTGGCGCAGAAGTACAACGTGTCGGCCGAGCGTATTCGTCAGCTCGAAAAGAGCGCCATGAACAAGCTCAAGTTGTCGATTGCCGCTTAA